From Bombus vancouverensis nearcticus chromosome 15, iyBomVanc1_principal, whole genome shotgun sequence, the proteins below share one genomic window:
- the LOC117165396 gene encoding omega-amidase NIT2-A-like isoform X1: protein MPEIEGDKLYNTCTIWGPDGTLIARHRKVHLFDIDIPNKITFRESDSLSPGNSLTTFDVKGCKKGIGICYDIRFEEMARIYRNKGSQMLIYPAAFNMTTGPLHWSLLQRFRANDNQLYVACISPARVP, encoded by the exons atgcctgaaatagagggcgataaattgtacaatacctgtactatttggggtcccgatggaactttgatagcaagacaccgaaag gtacatctattcgacatcgacattcctaataagattacttttcgagagagtgattcactcagtcctggtaactccctaacgacgttcgatgtgaagggctgcaaaaaaggtattggcatttgctatgatattagattcgaggaaatggcacgcatttatcggaacaaag gtagccaaatgctgatatatccagcggcattcaatatgaccactggaccactgcactggtcattacttcagcgtttcagagcgaatgataatcaattatacgttgcctgcatatcaccggctcgtgttccttaa
- the LOC143303635 gene encoding uncharacterized protein LOC143303635: protein MATGNELTALRRRRGYCIGHFTRLSKKLDEIEQSGCPRENELIQIKNRLETYETELRAIQNEIVSIDEEEIERGLEIADEYEKLELRLTTQLRNLRLIATSQSTNDESAAGRESASLKLPEIRIPTFDGTLENWQSFYDSFSSTIDQNKQLTPVQKFYHLRSALTGRAARSIQSLAITESNYAIAVDVLKEKFDCHRQICMRHLDLLLDYPKIVKETPEAIDDFLETFKINIQALENLGDPITSDTVLLKLLTSKLPPAIIRKWQRTLPDKKLPSYKHLIDFLQTRTNGDQTNAPTPMGKGDTYQHTRHRQNARHERTHITDWMWMCPTCKGSHELRYCKVFKAKSATKRLEVVKRASLCINCLGRGHSLTQCTSGSCHMCGQRHHTNLHRALTQVSPRISSDRASSDRYSSGGSTSGRSTSGRSSGDRSSGGRSPHNRSSKGRSPPGSSQQHFTHRSRRTTEFSRRSTQSTPKDRESHPPHESRASWNKGTDRSSSPKHQSKTRKN from the coding sequence ATGGCCACCGGAAACGAGCTTACCGCCTTGCGTCGACGCCGGGGTTATTGTATCGGCCACTTTACACGCTTATCGAAAAAACTAGACGAAATTGAACAATCCGGCTGTCCGCGAGAGAACGagctaattcaaatcaaaaatcgTCTGGAAACATACGAGACGGAGCTCCGCGCCATCCAAAACGAGATTGTAAGCATAGACGAGGAAGAGATCGAGCGCGGCCTCGAGATAGCCGACGAGTACGAGAAATTAGAACTCCGATTAACTACTCAACTGAGAAACCTACGACTAATTGCGACGTCACAATCGACAAACGACGAATCAGCTGCCGGTCGCGAGTCTGCTTCGCTTAAACTGCCGGAGATTCGAATACCCACATTTGATGGTACGCTCGAGAATTGGCAGTCATTTTACGATTCCTTCTCGTCAACGATAGATCAAAACAAACAACTAACACCagtccaaaaattctatcaccTCCGATCAGCCTTGACTGGGAGGGCCGCGCGAAGTATACAATCGCTAGCCATCACCGAGTCAAACTATGCCATCGCCGTTGACGTACTCAAAGAAAAATTCGACTGCCACCGTCAAATCTGCATGCGCCACCTCGACTTGCTTTTGGACTATCCAAAAATAGTTAAAGAGACACCCGAAGCCATAGACGACTTTCTCGAGACGTTCAAGATAAACATCCAAGCGTTAGAGAACCTCGGTGACCCAATCACATCCGACACCGTTCTTCTCAAATTACTTACATCAAAGTTACCCCCAGCCATCATTCGCAAATGGCAACGCACCTTACCAGACAAGAAGTTACCGTCATACAAGCACCTAATAGACTTCTTGCAAACAAGGACAAACGGCGATCAAACGAACGCTCCAACACCAATGGGAAAAGGGGATACCTACCAACACACTCGTCACCGACAAAACGCACGACATGAACGAACACACATTACAGATTGGATGTGGATGTGTCCGACCTGCAAAGGATCTCACGAACTCAGATATTGCAAGGTTTTTAAGGCCAAATCGGCTACAAAACGCCTCGAAGTTGTAAAACGGGCATCGCTCTGTATAAATTGCTTAGGCAGAGGCCATTCACTCACTCAGTGCACATCCGGTTCATGTCACATGTGCGGGCAACGCCATCACACAAATTTACACCGAGCGCTCACTCAGGTCAGTCCACGGATTTCAAGCGATCGGGCCTCAAGCGATCGGTATTCAAGCGGtgggtcaacgagcggtcggtcaacgagcggtcggtcgtctgGAGATCGATCGTCGGGCGGTCGTTCGCCGCACAACCGATCCTCTAAGGGACGGTCTCCACCTGGGTCATCGCAACAGCACTTTACACATCGATCGAGACGCACAACCGAATTTTCGCGGAGATCTACCCAGTCGACTCCAAAAGACCGAGAATCTCATCCTCCACATGAATCTCGAGCATCGTGGAACAAAGGCACCGACCGAAGCTCATCGCCCAAACACCAatcgaagacgaggaagaattaa
- the LOC143303617 gene encoding venom serine protease Bi-VSP-like — protein MVNQLNLSTCTYVLIVCSMIEYRIGAWPWIAALGFRNPRNPDKPLWKCGGSLISARHVLTAAHCAHMDGIENIHNHNIAILRLVEEVPFSRYVYPICTKEPLRKSNFVGYNPFVAG, from the exons atggtaaaccagctgaacttg agtacttgtacgtatgtacttatcgtctgcagtatgatcgaatatcgaatag gcgcttggccatggatcgctgcattaggttttcgtaatccccgaaacccagacaaaccactatggaagtgcggaggttccctgatatcggctaggcatgttttgaccgcagcacattgtgcacatatggatggaatagaaaacatacacaatcataatattgccattcttagattggtggaggaggtgccattttcaa ggtacgtatatcccatttgtacgaaagagcccctacgaaagagcaacttcgtcggctataatcCCTTTGTTGCTGGATGa